The window ATGGCTAATGGTTGAGCCATAACTGTGAGGAAGGCGCTAGTGAGCCATTTTGAGACACGGCGCACAAGATTTTGAGACGCCACGCCCTCCCATCATCTGCTAAGTTCGCAAGAACCCGCGAGGAGGACTGGGAGAAAAGCATGCCAAGCACGAGATCCGCACGCGCCATCGTCATCGCCGCCACCTTCCTCGCCACTTCGTCGGCAGGGGCGGCCGTTTTCGACGACGGCGGCACGACCATCATCAATTCGACCGTTAATGACTTCATCGAAGTCTCCGACGGTCCAGGCGGGCTGCCGACGACGGTCATCTTCGAGCCCGGTGCCAACATCACGCAGGCAGACTCGGTCGGCGACTCGGTCTTTGCCACCGGTAACTCCAGCGTCATCGTCAACGGCGGCCAGTTCGTCGAAGACGTGACCGGGCTCGATGATTCGTCAATCACGGTCAACGGCGGCACTCTCGGCGACGATTTGCTCGGCTTCACCAACGCCACACTCGTCATGACGGGCGGTAGCGTTGCTGACGATGCTGAGATCTACGATACTGGCTCGTTCGTTGTCAGTGGCGGCGTCGTCGGGGAGGACCTTGAGGCGTTCGACGACAGCTCGCTGACATTCAGCGGTGGGACCGTCAACAACTTTCTGGCCGCTTTGGATAACTCGACCGTCGCGATGACCGGCGGAAATGTCAGCGACGGCGTCGCGGTGCTTGATAGTGCCGATTTCACCATCAGCGGCGGAACGGTGGCCAACAACGTCCGCGCTGAGGATGTTTCGACGGTCGTCATGACCGACGGCGACATCGGAAACGACCTCGAAGCGATCAATGGCGCGGCAATCACCGTGACTGGCGGGTCGATCGGCTCGGATATCGAGGCCAGCCAGCTTGCAACGATCGACATCTTCGGTGGTGAGCTCGGCACGACCGGCGTGTTCGACAACGGAATCGCCAGCGGCGGAGACGCCGTGATCACGCTGTATGGACCCGAATTCCAGATCGACGGCTCACCCGCTGCCTTTGGCAACATCAGTCAGATCTTCGGCACCCTGTCCGGCACCCTTTCCGACGGCAGCACGTTCGATATGCCGTTCGTGAGGGTGAATGAAGGCTTTTTCGGTGGCTTCCGCGGCGAAATCGTTCTCGTCCAGCAGGCGATCCCTGAGCCCGTCGCGTCTCTCGGCGGATTGATCGGACTTGGTCTGCTCGTTGCGAGGCGGCAGCGTTGCTAGTGAGGAGGAGCTCGGAAAATGAACATCTGCAAACCAGCCGTCGCATTCGGATTGGCCGTCGTTGCCACGTGCGCTGCGGCATCAGCGGCGATCACGGATTTCAACACGTGGACCCTCGTTGAGGATCCGCCCAACGCCAACTTGTCCGGGTCGGTCGACTCGGCCAGTCAGATCACGATGAGCGCCGACGGGGCCGTGCCGGACGCGACCGACATCGGCTACCAGAGTGTCAACGCCAACACCCCGGCCGGATCGACGTCCGGCTTCGCCTTCGACCCGACGGCCGACTTTGCCGTCGCGATCGACTACGACTGGTCGTTCGTCGACACCGTCGGCGGCAGTGGGATCGGCTTCGGCATCGGCGAGGATGGTGCCGGTAGCAACTCTGCGGGCGTGGCCATCGGTGCGTTTGACGACGCCGTCGGTCCGGCGGGCGGTGCGGCACGCGTGAACGACGTCACGATTTCCCCGACGCCGCTGATTCAGCTGTTCGCCAGTGCGACTGGCAGCATGCACATCAGCTATTCGGCGAGCACGGGCGACATCGTGGTCGGCACCGGCACGGTCGGCGCGAGCGCGCCTTCGCAGAGCGCCACCTTCGACGGCGCGACGGTCTACGACCTCTGGAACGCCGACGGCGACGACGACCTGTTGGTGGTTTCGCTCTTTCTGCGGAGCGTGGGTGCCTTCACCCCTGCTTTGACGTCCGGCAGCACGACCGCTGTCTTCAGCGATTTGCGTGTGATCAGCGGAACGCCGGTCGCCATCCCCGAGCCGACGAGCCTGGCAATGCTCGCCGTCGGCGGACTGCTGATCGCTCGACGGCGTCGGTGATGTTGTCCGAAACGCCGACTCAACTTTGAGACGCACGGCGCGCGATTTTGAGACGCGTAGCCCTTGGCTGATCCTTCGGAACCGGCCAACCTCCTAGGCATGATGGAGAGAATGCTGCAGTCTGCCGTGCTGGTCGCTTGCGCGGCCTTGACGATCCCCGCCCCGTCGCAGGCCGGGGTCGTGGAGACGGGCGAGGTCGTCGTTTTCGCGAACCGGATCGCGTACGGCCCAACGGGCTTCGGCACACTTTTGATCGACGACGGTTTCCTCTACAACTCCGCCAGCCAAGCCGCCACGGGCCAGGCCGATGTCGCGGTGACCCTCGCCGAGAACGGCGGCTCCGCGTTCGCCACCGTCACCGGGTCGCAGACGCGGATGGAGGTCACCGCCAACCTGACCATCGGTGGCAACGGCGGCAACGCGCTGATGGGGATCCTCGACGGCGCAGGGGTCGATGTCACCGGCCGAACCGTCATCGACATCACCGTCCCTCCTCTTGGCGGGCTGACCGGCGGGCTGCTCGTTTCCGGCACCGACGCGTTGTTCGCTGGCGGTAACCTCGACTTCGAGCTCCGCCGCGGGCTCGTCGTCGTCGAAGACAACGCTCTGCTCATCGCCCTGACACAGAACGACGATGCGACGTATCTCGGCGGCGTCCCCGGCACCACCGCGGAGCTCATTGTGCGTAGCGGCGGCACCTTCGATGCAAGCGCCACCGTTTCCAACACGGACGGCGACGTCTTCATCGGCGAGGACACCAACGGCCAGAAAGGCCAAGCGATCGTCACCATCGAGAGCGGCGGCCGATTCCTCGCCGACGACGTGTTCATCCGCAGCTCTGACGCCAACCCCGCGTCGATCACCCTCAGCGGCGCTGACAGCCTTTTCGAGGCCTCTCGGCAGCTGCAGCAGACTGGCTCGGGCTCGTCGACGATCCGCGTGAGCGACGGTGCGGCTCTGTCGACGCAGAACTATCAGCTCGGCTTCGATGGCAATCACCAGGCCACCGTCGAAACCGGCGGCTCGATCGTCGCGACCGGCAACATCCAGGTCGGACGCAACGGAGGCGTCGGCCGTCTCAATCTCACCGGTGCCGGCACGACCGCCTCTGGTAACAGCAACGTCAGCGTCGGCTGGATTGGCTCCGGCAGCAACGGCATCATCGACATCGGCCGAGGCGCGACCCTCACCGCGAACGGACAGGGCTTTCGCCTCGGTCAGGGCGACAACCTCGCCCAGGTCATCTTCCGCATCGGCGACGACGGCACTGGCGAAATCGAAAGTGGTCAGGTCATCGCGACCGAGCTCCGCTTCGGAATGGGCACCGCGCTCTTCGACCTCCAGCTCGATCCAGGCGTCACCCTCTCCATCGGCGACAAGTTCGTTCTGATCGACTACGAGACACTCCGATTCGACTTGCCCGATCAGGGCTTTGCCAGCCTCCCGGACAACAGCATCATCACCCGCAGCGGTTACGACTTCCGAGTTCGCTACTCAGACGACCTCGGCGGCGGCGATCTGGCCTTCACCGTCACGGTCATCCCTGAGCCTCTCGCCGCCCTGGGCGGGTTCGCCGGTGTCGCCCTCATCGGCCTGCGTCGGCGATCGGCCGTTTGAGTCGCGGCTCGCTTGGTCAGCGAACTAAGCATGACTGACGGGTTTGTAGGGGCACGCCATTCGTCCTGCTGGATGGTCGAGCGACTCACTGGGCGCTTCCCCGAGAGTCTGCTCTTTTTTCTTCACACGGGCGGTGCTTTCGCTAGGGTCGGGCGGAGCCGCGGACGCTTTGTCCGAGGGTTGAGATCCATGCAGCAGTCAACACGTCTGACCATCGTCTACCTCCCCGCACTGGCTGGGCTTTTCGCAAGCGCGTCGCTTGCCGGTGTCACCGAGGTTGGCGACGTCACGGACACCGGCACGACCAAGATCGTCGGCGACACTGGCGTGGGCTCGTTCACCGTCGACAGCGGCGTTTCAGCGTTCGAAAACACCATGCGGTTTGGCGACTCGCCGACCGGCAACGGGACCGGCTTGGTCACTGGGGCGGGCACATCGCTCGAACTGACCAACGGCGTCCTCAACATCGCCAACGGCGGGACCGGGCTCTTCACCATTTCCGTCGGCGCCGGCGTGACGATCACGCGCGACCCCAGTGCCACAGGCTCCCAGGGCGGATTCCTGATCGGACAGCCCGCGGGGAGCATCGGGGAGCTGGTCGTGACGGGCGCAGGCTCCTCGCTGACCGGGTTTGGTCCAAGAGGCTGGATGGGCGGGGATGGCCAAGCGACCCTCACCGTTGAGGACAATGCCACCGTCCGTGCGTTTGGCCCGACGCAAAACAACCCGTCGTTCCGAGTGGCTCAAAACCCCGGCGGCCAAGCCACCATCAACGTGCGAAGTGGCGGCGAGCTCGACTTCACCGGCATGGGCAACGACGTCTTGTTCCTGCCAGAACGCGGTACCGCGACCGTCAACATCGAGAGTGGCGGGCAGCTACGAGCGGGACGCGTACGCGTCGCCCAGGTCGGTACGGCGTCGTCGGACATCAACATCACGGGAGCCGGC is drawn from Planctomycetota bacterium and contains these coding sequences:
- a CDS encoding PEP-CTERM sorting domain-containing protein — translated: MNICKPAVAFGLAVVATCAAASAAITDFNTWTLVEDPPNANLSGSVDSASQITMSADGAVPDATDIGYQSVNANTPAGSTSGFAFDPTADFAVAIDYDWSFVDTVGGSGIGFGIGEDGAGSNSAGVAIGAFDDAVGPAGGAARVNDVTISPTPLIQLFASATGSMHISYSASTGDIVVGTGTVGASAPSQSATFDGATVYDLWNADGDDDLLVVSLFLRSVGAFTPALTSGSTTAVFSDLRVISGTPVAIPEPTSLAMLAVGGLLIARRRR